The DNA region TATTTGCGGCACGAGACGAAAATTCGCGAGAAAGCCGGCGCGCTCAAACACGCTTGCCCGACCGCGCTCGAATGTCTGAGCGCTTGCGGCTGGCGCGACGGTATCGAGAAGTTCGGGCACTTCTGCATCGACACGCGGCTCGCGGCGGCGTTGCGCGGGGACGTGGCAAACGGTCTGTTCTTCCGTGGCCGCGAAGCGTTGCCGTTCGGCTCCGCCATTCGCAGCGTGCACGACCTGCTCGAACTGCTGCTCACGGGAGCGGCGCGACCGGCTGTCGCAGGACGTTGGGCGTTTTCTCTGACTTGATACGCGTCAACATGCCGCGCGACGAGAACTTCGACAATCCCCACACGCAAACAACTACTTGGGGAAGCAGATGAACCACTCGTTAAGGAACCGACTTCGGGCCGCCGCCATTGCATCGAGCCTGTTGTGCGCAGGCACTTTTGCCCCGCAGGTGCACGCCGCGGGCGACGACACGATAAGCGGCATTCACGCCGGCGACGTGCTGGTGCGTTTGCGCGCCATCAGCATCATGCCGAATGTGAGCACCACCCAATCGTTGTCGGCGCTCAACGTGGATGTGAACAACGCCATCGTGCCGGAGCTGGACCTGACGTACATGATCCGCGATTACCTCGGCGTCGAGCTGATTCTCGCCACCTCGAGGCATCAGTTGACTTCGAGCCTCGGCAATCTCGGCGGCGTGAACGTATTGCCGCCCACGCTGCTGCTGCAATATCACTTCAACCACGCAGGACGGATTCGTCCGTATCTCGGCGCGGGCGTGAACTACACGCTGTTCTATAACAACGGCCTGAACGCGGGCGGTCAGTCGATCGGGGTCACCAATCACAGTTGGGGCCCGGCGTTGCAAGCCGGCGTCGACGTTCAGGTGACCAAGTCGCTGTTCGTCAACGCGGACATCAAGAAGATCTGGATGCACACGGATGCGACGCTCGGCGGACAGGCGCTTGGCCGCTTGAGCATCGATCCGGTAGTGGTCGGCCTCGGTGTCGGGATGCGCTTCTGAGTTTCGCGCGCGGTTCGTGCGTGCGTGTTCGACCGCATACACCAATGGAAACGCCGGGATATCCCGGCGTTTCCATTGGTGCGTCGACCTGAGCGCGACGCTGCCGCATACGCGCGGCACGACGCATTCGACGAGACCTATAGCTTGTCGTTGGCGAACCGCATCGCCGTGCCTTGCCGCTCGATGCGAACCCACACGGCGCGCTTTTCCTCGTCGCTCAGAAAGACCCAGTTGGACACTTCGGCGGCGGTGCGGCCGCAGCCTTTGCATATGTCGTCGAACAGCGTGGAACAGACGCCGATACACGGGCTGTCGGGAAGATCGTGAAGATTCGAAGCCATCGGAAACCTTGGGGCGAAGAGGCGAAGTTCCGCTATGTTAACCGATGCGCGGCAAGCGCCGTGCCGTGCGCGAACGGCGTGGCCGCCGTCCGCGCACGCTTGGCCGCATCCGCCGTATGTTTGGCGGCGTCGCCGGTCATGTCGAGATACTTGAAGATTGCTTACAAACTCACTTCATCTTGCCTCGTCAAAAAACGGCGGTTCAGCTGCCGAAGGCCAGTTGCCACAACAACGCGCTATTGAGCATGACGATGAACGCGGCCGACAGCCACGCCAGCGCGAGCGGTATGCCGCGTACGCGCCAGCCGCGCATCAGCCCGGCGTCCGAGGTGTAGCGGATCAACGGCACGACCGCGAGCGGCAATTGCAGGCTCAGCACCACCTGGCTTGCCACCAGCAGTTGATTGGAACCGTGCTGGCCGAACATCGCGACCGCGAAGAGCGCCGGCCCGATCGCGAGTGCTCGGGTCAGCAAGGCGCGCTGCCAGCGCGGCAGGCGAATGCGCAGAAAGCCTTCCATGACCGCCTGGCCGGCCAGCGTGCCGGTGACCGTTGCACTCAGTCCGCAGGCGAGCAGCGCCGCCGCGAACAGGATGCCGGCCCAGTGCGTGCCGACGAGCGGCGCGATCAGCCGGTGGGCATCCGCGAGATCGGTCACGTCGCGATGGCCGCTGAGGTAGAACACGGCCGCGGCCACGATCAGCAGCGCCGCGTTGATCACGAACGCAAACGAAAGCGCGCCGAAGGTGTCGAGATTGACGACGTGCAACGCCGCCCTGATCTGTGCGTCGCTGCCGTCCGGCGCGTGGTGCTTGACGAGCGCCGAATGCAGATAAAGGTTGTGCGGCATGACCGTCGCGCCCACGATGCCCGCCGCGAGCCACACCATGCCCGCGTTGCGCAGCAACTCGACGCTCGGCACGGTGCCGGCCAGCGCCGCGTGCCAGTCCGGCCGCGCCAGCGCGAGCTGCACCACGAAGCACAGGCCGACGAAGCCGATCAGCGCCGCGATCACCGCTTCGAGCTTGCGGCCGCCTTTCTGCTTGAGCGCGAGCAGCGCGAAGGTGCACACTGCCGACATCAACACGCCTGCCGTGAGCGACACGCCGAGTAGCAATTGCAACGCGACGGCGCTGCCGACCACCTCGGCGACGTCGCACGCGATGATCGCGACCTCGCTGGTCACCCACAGGAAAAGGGTGCCGCGGCGGCTCGTGCGTTCGCGGCAGATCTGCGCGAGGTCGCGCCCGGTCACGACGCCAAGGCGCGACGACAGCCATTGCAGCAGCATGGCCATCAGGCTCGATAGCAGCACGATGCCGAGCAGGCGGTAGCCGTAGCCCGCCCCGGCGCCGAGCGCGGTCGCCCAGTTGCCCGGATCGATATAACCGACCGCGATCAAAGCCCCCGCGCCGACGAACGAAAACCAGTGCGCCGGACGCGCCGGCCCATTGGCCGGCAGACGCCGGCGGCGGTGGGGTCGCAATGCGGACGGATTGGTGTTCATCGGTGCCTGAGGTTCAAGACTGCATCCTCTTGCAAGCCGCGTGCCCGGCGGGCGTGGGCGGGGCCGCACCGACACGCGCCGGGCGGCGCGTTGTCGACGGCTCTCGAGGACTATTGTGCACCGTCGCACGTCAGGCGGCTCGACCTCATATCGACCTCGCCGCACCCGCGCCGCGCGGGATGCGGGTGAGGGCAAGCCGCCTTGGGTCACCCCCCTTTGCGCGGGCGCGGCGCGCCTTCACGGCGGCAATTCGACCGTGAGATAACCGTGCGGCCGATACAGGTGTTTTTTTCGGGTAGACACGCGCCCATAACCCGCTAAAATTGCGGCCAAATTTCCAGCGGCGCGGCTTGCGCTGTGCCGTTTGCGCGACAGCCCGGGATTTTTTTTGGAGCGCGCAATAATTGGTGGTACTTTTCGGGTTTTTCAGGGGAGCCGCGCGCGGTGGCGCGGCGTAGGTGAGACGGCCGGCTCGGCCGGTCAGGAACGGAGAACGGGATGAAAAGACGGGTAGTGGGGCAAGTGGCGGCGCTGGTCTTGTGCGCGACGCCGTGGTTGACGGCCGCTGCGAAAGACACGCAGCTGAACGTATATAACTGGTCCGATTACATCGCCAAGGACACCATTCCGAACTTCACCAAGCAGACCGGCGTCCAGGTCAAGTACGACAACTACGACAGCGACGACACGCTGCAAGCCAAGCTCCTCACCGGCAATTCCGGCTACGACATCGTCGTGCCGACCAGCAATTACGCCGGCAAGCAGATCGCCGCCGGCATCTTTGCGCCGCTCGACAAATCGAAGCTGCCGAACCTCAAGTACCTCGATCCGTCGCTGATGGCGCTCGTCGCCGGCGCCGATCCAGGCAACAAATTCACCGTGCCCTGGGCTTACGGCACGACCGGCCTCGGCTACAACGTCACCAAGGCGCAGCAGATCCTCGGCAAAGGCGTGCCGCTCGACAGCTGGGA from Paraburkholderia aromaticivorans includes:
- a CDS encoding Nramp family divalent metal transporter translates to MNTNPSALRPHRRRRLPANGPARPAHWFSFVGAGALIAVGYIDPGNWATALGAGAGYGYRLLGIVLLSSLMAMLLQWLSSRLGVVTGRDLAQICRERTSRRGTLFLWVTSEVAIIACDVAEVVGSAVALQLLLGVSLTAGVLMSAVCTFALLALKQKGGRKLEAVIAALIGFVGLCFVVQLALARPDWHAALAGTVPSVELLRNAGMVWLAAGIVGATVMPHNLYLHSALVKHHAPDGSDAQIRAALHVVNLDTFGALSFAFVINAALLIVAAAVFYLSGHRDVTDLADAHRLIAPLVGTHWAGILFAAALLACGLSATVTGTLAGQAVMEGFLRIRLPRWQRALLTRALAIGPALFAVAMFGQHGSNQLLVASQVVLSLQLPLAVVPLIRYTSDAGLMRGWRVRGIPLALAWLSAAFIVMLNSALLWQLAFGS
- a CDS encoding DUF1289 domain-containing protein, producing MASNLHDLPDSPCIGVCSTLFDDICKGCGRTAAEVSNWVFLSDEEKRAVWVRIERQGTAMRFANDKL
- a CDS encoding OmpW/AlkL family protein, which translates into the protein MNHSLRNRLRAAAIASSLLCAGTFAPQVHAAGDDTISGIHAGDVLVRLRAISIMPNVSTTQSLSALNVDVNNAIVPELDLTYMIRDYLGVELILATSRHQLTSSLGNLGGVNVLPPTLLLQYHFNHAGRIRPYLGAGVNYTLFYNNGLNAGGQSIGVTNHSWGPALQAGVDVQVTKSLFVNADIKKIWMHTDATLGGQALGRLSIDPVVVGLGVGMRF